A region of Leptospira bouyouniensis DNA encodes the following proteins:
- a CDS encoding Lsa36 family surface (lipo)protein — MILVFLLHKFSQMKLIRTFLVIILIQIIFPMFFPERFTLKAQVLCLGGECSNIPFEYQVLGNFAGPALDKIYTNGFLRSMGENAVLQNINSNQAGGQNVPSYRMGLGYTISRGQSKARDFYYENSELRNLPKQGVAASPSISFTANLGEWIPSAYAKRWNATTHFFPYEFSEANIPFVKIRNTEVRGKIQNYGVVFRYYPETSGFSYGFGFLQTNQDLYLSSYDRRPTQFRIDGDKRRWLGVNDLFYQSRITSFSFDMKYNWTIGFLSIVPGIGYVYNQGFTSLQVSRYALISTRVNPDDFSSDPSVLGIRLATRYDHVSSFGYGSLGFRLGQGNFSLTTEFLAGKEMQSANLSLNYQF; from the coding sequence ATGATACTCGTTTTTTTATTACATAAATTTTCTCAAATGAAATTGATTCGAACTTTTCTCGTTATCATTCTAATTCAAATAATTTTCCCAATGTTTTTTCCGGAGCGATTTACCTTAAAAGCACAAGTATTATGTTTGGGAGGTGAGTGTTCCAATATCCCTTTTGAATACCAGGTATTAGGAAATTTTGCAGGACCGGCATTGGACAAAATTTATACGAATGGTTTTTTACGTTCAATGGGAGAAAATGCTGTCTTACAAAATATCAATTCGAACCAAGCAGGGGGGCAAAATGTTCCTTCTTACCGAATGGGTTTAGGTTATACGATTTCACGTGGTCAATCAAAAGCACGAGATTTTTATTACGAAAATTCAGAGTTACGCAATTTACCAAAACAAGGGGTCGCAGCATCTCCCTCAATCAGTTTCACAGCAAATTTAGGGGAGTGGATACCATCTGCATATGCAAAACGATGGAATGCAACCACTCACTTTTTCCCTTATGAATTTAGTGAGGCAAACATTCCTTTTGTTAAAATTCGGAATACGGAAGTTAGGGGAAAAATACAAAACTATGGTGTGGTGTTTCGATACTATCCAGAAACATCTGGTTTTTCTTATGGATTTGGTTTTTTACAAACCAATCAAGATTTGTATTTGAGTTCATATGACCGCAGACCAACACAATTTAGAATTGATGGTGATAAACGAAGATGGTTAGGCGTAAATGATTTGTTTTATCAGTCTCGGATCACTTCGTTTTCTTTTGACATGAAATACAATTGGACCATTGGATTTTTATCAATCGTACCTGGGATTGGTTATGTATACAACCAAGGATTTACCTCACTACAAGTGAGTCGGTATGCACTTATTTCGACAAGGGTGAATCCAGACGACTTTTCGTCCGATCCTAGCGTACTCGGAATCCGGCTAGCCACGAGGTATGATCATGTTTCAAGCTTTGGATATGGTAGTTTAGGTTTTCGTTTGGGGCAGGGGAATTTTAGTCTGACAACGGAATTTTTGGCAGGGAAAGAAATGCAGTCGGCAAATCTCTCCCTGAACTATCAGTTTTAA
- a CDS encoding ATP-binding cassette domain-containing protein, with protein sequence MIQASGITVSFGKKPLFENVSIKFKPECRYGLIGANGSGKSTFMKVLAGILQPSSGSVVIDKDVKVGYLKQDHYEYENETVLGTVLRGNPELWNLMAERDAIYAKEDMTDEEGIRISEIEEQFADLGGYEAESVAGELLEGLGIPTSAHSRPLNFLTGGFKLRVLLAQVLFLKPDVLLLDEPTNHLDIKTIHWLEELLTNYEGVVIVISHDRHFINSVATHIADLDYNTIRVFPGNYDDFMIAAEQSREQLMSDSKRAKEKIADLQEFVSRFSANASKSKQATSRQKMIEKIKAEMVEVKPSSRVAPYIRFKAKRVLGKDVFEAINISKSYDGKPVIKDFSTTITKGEKVGIVGTNGVGKTTLLKMLLKKLEPDSGQVKWGDSVETSFFPQDHREAMEPDADTLVEWLLRNSPPGTEVQEIRAILGRMLFSGDMANKSTKVLSGGEKSRMIIGKMILACDNVIALDEPTNHLDLETIEALNYALSLFDGTVILVSHDREFISSLCTRIIEVTPEGINDFKGNYEEFLEREGNDFYKRLTGGAILST encoded by the coding sequence ATGATCCAAGCTAGCGGCATTACAGTCTCCTTCGGGAAAAAACCTCTTTTCGAAAACGTCTCCATCAAATTCAAACCGGAGTGCCGTTATGGGCTGATTGGAGCCAATGGTTCAGGTAAATCGACCTTTATGAAGGTCCTGGCAGGCATCTTGCAACCTTCATCCGGCTCTGTTGTCATTGATAAGGACGTTAAGGTCGGCTATTTGAAGCAGGACCACTACGAATACGAAAATGAGACCGTTCTAGGGACAGTCTTACGTGGAAATCCTGAACTTTGGAACCTAATGGCGGAACGTGATGCCATTTATGCCAAAGAAGACATGACGGATGAGGAAGGGATCCGCATCTCAGAAATCGAAGAACAATTTGCCGATTTAGGTGGGTACGAAGCCGAATCAGTTGCCGGGGAACTTTTGGAAGGCCTTGGGATTCCGACATCGGCACACAGCCGCCCTCTTAACTTTCTAACGGGTGGATTTAAATTACGAGTCCTTCTTGCCCAAGTTTTATTTCTGAAACCAGATGTTCTCCTCCTCGACGAACCTACAAACCACTTAGATATCAAAACCATCCACTGGTTAGAAGAACTTCTCACAAATTACGAAGGTGTAGTCATTGTGATTTCCCACGACCGTCACTTTATCAACTCAGTGGCCACTCATATCGCAGATTTAGATTATAATACAATCAGAGTTTTCCCTGGGAATTATGACGACTTTATGATCGCCGCTGAACAATCACGTGAACAACTAATGAGTGATAGTAAACGTGCGAAAGAGAAAATCGCCGACTTACAAGAGTTTGTTTCTAGATTTTCTGCCAATGCCAGCAAATCCAAACAAGCAACTTCTCGTCAAAAAATGATCGAAAAAATCAAGGCAGAGATGGTGGAAGTAAAACCTTCCTCGCGAGTTGCACCATACATTCGTTTTAAAGCAAAACGCGTATTAGGAAAAGATGTGTTTGAAGCAATCAACATTTCGAAATCCTATGATGGTAAACCGGTCATCAAAGATTTTAGTACGACAATCACCAAAGGTGAAAAAGTAGGGATTGTTGGAACAAATGGTGTTGGTAAAACAACATTGCTGAAAATGTTATTAAAAAAATTAGAACCAGATTCTGGACAAGTGAAATGGGGAGATTCAGTGGAAACTTCCTTTTTTCCACAAGACCACCGTGAGGCGATGGAACCAGATGCGGATACTCTAGTAGAATGGTTACTCCGCAATTCACCACCAGGAACGGAAGTTCAAGAGATTCGCGCCATCCTTGGAAGGATGTTATTTTCTGGTGATATGGCAAACAAATCCACAAAAGTATTATCAGGTGGTGAAAAATCGAGAATGATTATTGGGAAAATGATCCTTGCTTGTGACAATGTGATTGCACTCGACGAACCGACAAACCACTTAGATTTAGAAACGATTGAAGCATTAAACTACGCTTTATCATTGTTTGATGGCACTGTCATTCTTGTATCTCATGATAGGGAGTTTATCTCTTCACTTTGTACACGGATCATAGAAGTAACTCCTGAAGGAATCAACGATTTCAAAGGGAATTACGAAGAATTTTTGGAACGTGAAGGAAATGATTTTTACAAACGTCTAACTGGCGGAGCCATCCTTAGTACTTAA
- a CDS encoding STAS domain-containing protein encodes MDVQVKDDIRIIKFSGAILKVDSDEIEKELSKLTQGSVKKIILDLTKVHHICSTALGIFVATKRKLKPMNGDIKVIVVDEDLIQLFEITMLDKVFEIFPDLSSAMEGFQLDEEDSH; translated from the coding sequence ATGGATGTTCAAGTCAAGGATGACATAAGGATTATCAAATTTTCGGGTGCCATTTTAAAAGTGGATTCGGATGAAATTGAAAAAGAACTATCAAAACTCACCCAAGGTTCCGTTAAAAAAATTATTTTAGACCTAACCAAAGTGCATCATATTTGTTCTACTGCTTTGGGGATTTTTGTTGCCACTAAGCGTAAGTTAAAGCCGATGAATGGCGACATTAAAGTGATTGTGGTTGATGAAGATTTGATTCAATTGTTTGAAATCACGATGTTAGATAAAGTTTTCGAAATTTTCCCTGATCTTTCTTCTGCAATGGAAGGATTCCAACTAGACGAGGAAGATTCCCACTGA
- the ompL47 gene encoding multi-beta-barrel domain surface protein OmpL47, which produces MQAHKYLLAILTIFFAGQITAQVADPKATTSTKDKAIQKTESTSTKAKDGVDKAETTVNDILGDKKEAGASTSDAAALFITSKTSFSLDAKDDSSTIDFIEWKPKNGEYRRFTQPIRISEEGLTEIYYRSVDKVGNAETPKILVVNVDNTAPRVSLVPQEQLFVLDGVPFASKNNTYTIVAEDRQTGVEKVQFSINQEAAKGYTDPIKLENGGANVIKYSATDRSGNSSPESSMIITVDDVKPTIEIVPSYPLVDINGKNFQRKGNVFYVNATDKESGVKKILVKVDEEEFKPYVEAISIETQGDHVIKAMAVDNVGNQSDVVEVKLTVDLTPPTSTIQKSTEEPKVEAAPAPQSSTPAK; this is translated from the coding sequence ATGCAGGCGCACAAATACCTTTTGGCCATCTTAACAATTTTTTTCGCAGGCCAAATCACAGCACAGGTTGCTGACCCCAAAGCCACTACTTCCACAAAAGACAAGGCGATCCAAAAAACGGAATCTACCTCTACAAAAGCCAAAGACGGTGTCGATAAAGCTGAGACAACTGTAAATGACATTTTGGGAGACAAAAAAGAAGCAGGTGCTTCTACTTCAGATGCAGCTGCATTATTTATCACTAGTAAAACTTCCTTTTCCTTAGACGCAAAAGATGATTCTTCTACAATTGATTTCATTGAATGGAAACCAAAAAACGGCGAATACAGAAGATTCACTCAACCAATCCGAATTTCAGAAGAAGGTCTCACTGAGATATACTATCGTTCTGTTGATAAAGTTGGAAACGCTGAAACTCCTAAAATCCTAGTTGTGAATGTAGACAACACTGCTCCAAGAGTGAGCCTTGTTCCACAAGAACAACTGTTCGTATTAGATGGAGTTCCTTTCGCATCAAAAAACAATACATATACGATTGTTGCTGAAGACCGCCAAACAGGTGTTGAAAAAGTTCAATTTAGCATCAACCAAGAAGCAGCAAAAGGTTACACTGATCCAATCAAATTGGAAAACGGTGGAGCAAACGTAATCAAATATTCTGCAACTGATAGATCTGGTAATTCTTCCCCTGAGTCATCTATGATCATCACTGTAGACGATGTAAAACCTACAATTGAAATCGTTCCTTCTTATCCACTCGTTGATATCAATGGAAAAAATTTCCAAAGAAAAGGTAACGTTTTCTACGTGAACGCAACTGATAAAGAATCAGGTGTGAAAAAAATCTTAGTGAAAGTTGACGAAGAAGAATTCAAACCTTATGTTGAAGCAATATCAATCGAAACACAAGGTGATCACGTAATCAAAGCGATGGCAGTTGATAATGTTGGAAACCAATCTGATGTAGTGGAAGTGAAACTCACTGTAGACCTTACTCCTCCTACTTCTACAATTCAAAAATCAACAGAGGAACCAAAAGTAGAGGCGGCACCAGCTCCACAATCTTCTACTCCCGCTAAGTAG
- a CDS encoding OmpA family protein, with translation MARILLIIFFLFGSGLTSSQSIKNGIQVLEGDLLNTGHLLRTEKQVFRISSTALQEELAYLGGKKVRMLCDIQGEVCSPIRYEMEPFEIGKTPDWTLKKIPRYVTQGFFSFNPQCTPDGKILFWTALVREGGRSTQKVWASKRDQYGFWMAGEQLPSPLNNRYPSAVISALPGGNELFVFGNFGEDELLDNLKREMTQKSQMATREAANAKEFHIILTKLENEYKERSEKIQNRAPLYKTRRTETGWSMPNPISFPSFYNWYKKADNPNQQVFGGSALSSSGRTLIYSAQQKKNYGKLDLYASIQNDSGIFEEGINLGNTLNTGEEEMAPFLGPDDRTLYFSSSGRKEGISIFITRRSGDSWTTWSEPQELSQNLRGVNFFSIPAVGNWAYVSRDGELFMAAIPHHFQPDPVVVIKGKVVDEEGKALSAFVQYESLHKKKTIGSTISDPTTGEFSIILPYEENYGFYGEKDGYLPVSQNLNLVGKEKEDKEKTVLLVLPKLKKGNQIVMNNLFFAFRSSEFAKESEPELDRLAGILKKTGNLKVLIEGHTDNVGTKTANQKLSLERANSVALYLKSKHKIEDTRISVVGLGPTNPIADNGSDEGRAANRRVVFKILEE, from the coding sequence ATGGCACGGATTCTACTCATCATTTTCTTCCTTTTTGGGAGCGGGCTCACAAGTTCGCAAAGTATTAAAAATGGAATCCAGGTTTTGGAGGGAGACCTTTTAAATACCGGCCATCTACTACGGACTGAGAAACAAGTTTTCCGCATTTCGAGTACAGCATTGCAGGAAGAACTGGCGTACTTAGGTGGGAAAAAGGTACGAATGTTATGCGATATCCAAGGAGAAGTGTGTTCGCCTATCCGATATGAGATGGAACCTTTCGAAATTGGCAAAACTCCTGATTGGACACTTAAAAAAATTCCAAGATATGTAACCCAAGGGTTTTTCTCTTTTAACCCTCAATGTACACCCGATGGCAAAATACTCTTCTGGACGGCACTGGTTCGAGAAGGTGGACGTTCGACACAAAAAGTATGGGCATCCAAAAGAGACCAATATGGGTTTTGGATGGCGGGTGAACAATTGCCGTCACCACTAAACAATCGTTATCCTTCAGCGGTGATTTCTGCGTTACCAGGTGGAAATGAATTATTTGTATTTGGGAACTTTGGGGAAGATGAGTTACTCGATAATCTCAAAAGAGAAATGACTCAAAAATCGCAAATGGCAACTCGTGAAGCAGCTAATGCAAAAGAATTTCATATTATTCTGACAAAGTTAGAAAATGAATATAAAGAAAGGTCTGAAAAAATTCAAAACCGTGCTCCCTTATATAAAACTCGCAGAACAGAAACGGGATGGTCTATGCCAAACCCAATTTCATTTCCTAGTTTTTATAACTGGTATAAAAAAGCGGATAATCCCAACCAACAAGTATTTGGTGGATCTGCTTTATCTTCAAGTGGGCGAACTCTCATATATTCAGCACAACAAAAGAAAAATTATGGTAAATTGGATTTGTATGCGAGCATCCAAAATGATTCGGGAATATTTGAAGAAGGAATCAATTTAGGAAACACTCTAAATACTGGGGAAGAGGAAATGGCTCCTTTCCTTGGTCCTGACGATCGCACTTTGTATTTTTCATCTTCCGGACGAAAAGAAGGCATCTCTATTTTTATAACAAGACGAAGTGGCGATTCTTGGACCACTTGGTCTGAACCGCAAGAGTTATCTCAAAACCTAAGAGGTGTTAACTTTTTCAGTATTCCAGCTGTTGGCAATTGGGCTTACGTTTCAAGAGATGGTGAACTTTTTATGGCTGCCATCCCTCATCATTTCCAACCAGATCCAGTTGTTGTGATCAAAGGCAAAGTTGTCGATGAGGAAGGGAAAGCACTATCTGCCTTTGTCCAATATGAATCACTCCATAAGAAAAAAACCATTGGATCAACCATTAGTGATCCTACAACAGGTGAGTTCAGTATCATATTACCTTACGAAGAGAATTACGGATTTTATGGAGAAAAAGATGGATACCTTCCTGTATCACAGAACCTAAATTTGGTGGGAAAAGAAAAGGAAGATAAAGAAAAAACAGTTCTCCTTGTATTACCAAAACTAAAAAAGGGAAACCAAATTGTGATGAACAATTTGTTCTTTGCTTTTAGATCCTCTGAGTTTGCCAAAGAATCGGAACCAGAACTTGACAGATTGGCAGGAATTTTGAAAAAAACTGGCAATTTAAAGGTACTCATTGAAGGCCATACGGATAATGTTGGTACAAAGACAGCCAATCAAAAATTATCTTTAGAACGAGCAAATTCAGTTGCCTTGTATCTAAAGTCTAAACATAAAATAGAAGACACAAGGATTTCAGTGGTGGGACTTGGTCCAACAAATCCCATTGCAGACAATGGTTCAGATGAAGGTCGGGCTGCCAATCGACGGGTAGTTTTTAAAATATTGGAAGAGTAA
- the rdgB gene encoding RdgB/HAM1 family non-canonical purine NTP pyrophosphatase — protein sequence MTKKTLAFASGSDHKKKEMQMLLSPFGYEVVTPKSLGIPFAPEETETTFVGNSFIKSKELFQLTGIPSFADDSGISVDALGGEPGVFSARYGGPGLSDKERALHLLNQLGENPNRQAHYSCVVTFVDSIHQVSFEGKVEGLIMLDYDTIGPYGFGYDPIFFYPEFGKRFSEVSEEEKNKVSHRKKAMELFLNWFQSIQ from the coding sequence CTGACAAAAAAAACATTAGCATTTGCATCAGGCAGTGATCACAAAAAAAAAGAAATGCAAATGTTACTTTCGCCCTTTGGGTATGAAGTAGTCACACCAAAATCTCTAGGGATACCATTCGCTCCTGAAGAAACCGAAACCACTTTCGTAGGGAATTCTTTCATCAAATCTAAAGAACTCTTTCAACTCACTGGAATTCCATCTTTCGCAGATGATTCTGGTATCTCAGTAGATGCGTTAGGTGGGGAGCCAGGAGTCTTTTCAGCAAGGTATGGAGGACCCGGTCTTTCAGATAAGGAAAGGGCATTACATTTACTGAATCAATTGGGAGAAAATCCTAATCGACAGGCACATTACAGTTGTGTGGTGACTTTTGTCGATTCCATCCACCAAGTTTCTTTTGAGGGAAAAGTTGAAGGTCTAATCATGTTAGATTACGATACGATTGGACCATATGGATTTGGTTACGATCCTATATTCTTTTATCCAGAATTTGGGAAAAGATTTTCAGAAGTATCAGAGGAAGAAAAAAACAAAGTATCACACCGAAAAAAAGCGATGGAACTTTTTTTGAATTGGTTTCAATCTATCCAGTAA
- a CDS encoding apolipoprotein N-acyltransferase — protein MKLARFIISREGFISVFCYTLTAVFSFLSFSPINLPFFVWFAPFGLFIIEKSNRGEWKKLIYHGFGFAIIFYLVSFHWIYYMTTVFGGFEWYLAVPIFIGSAILLNFKFPVYLLLFSFLATRVRRFFPLIASFAILFAEFFTPQVFPWYFGNVVAENHILAQNAEYTSAYGLSAFLFFVSYFLFYLRKPKQIQKLLQKYLPRHKKTTKRVLVGVLVFFLVLVVFFGNGYYLFQKWENVKPIAERDVLIIQPNAPLEFRDGRNPAEEIRNLMTRIDRMVEKELKDKPADLVVLPESGVPFFTTHDSEVTRAIRIYWHQFESLMAIISLRHGTNLFFNELDADIPAEKLSGRIIRNDIRTYNSSVVMNPNGERKNSYQKVFLLIFGEYMPFEWMYALSGQTGQFAPGTKLDLIPYYEVRKTPNLAADQKDLHWEDTFVMSPNSVRDHYKGNRIEEKVIGSFLPLICYEVIISEFVRKFIGDPDFIVNVTNDKWYGNSVESFQHHTLGRLRSIEFRKWMVRSTNSGTSVFTDHLGRNIDNEFTPIESTATIRKKVSVIPGEMTFYRLYGNLLSYLYMGIVGIVFLIYVKKNS, from the coding sequence ATGAAACTAGCTCGTTTTATAATTTCACGCGAAGGGTTCATATCCGTTTTTTGTTATACGCTAACGGCTGTATTTTCTTTCCTTTCTTTTTCTCCAATTAACCTACCATTTTTTGTTTGGTTTGCTCCTTTTGGTCTCTTTATCATTGAAAAATCAAATCGAGGTGAGTGGAAAAAACTCATTTATCATGGATTCGGTTTTGCCATTATATTTTATTTAGTTTCCTTCCATTGGATCTACTATATGACAACCGTTTTTGGTGGGTTTGAATGGTATTTGGCGGTTCCCATTTTTATAGGTTCTGCAATTCTCTTAAATTTCAAATTCCCTGTTTACCTTCTCCTATTCTCATTTTTAGCAACGAGAGTCAGACGATTTTTTCCACTCATTGCTTCTTTTGCGATTCTTTTTGCGGAATTTTTTACTCCACAAGTATTCCCTTGGTATTTTGGGAATGTCGTCGCAGAGAATCATATCCTTGCACAAAACGCCGAGTATACGAGTGCTTATGGGTTATCCGCATTTTTGTTTTTTGTATCGTACTTTCTATTTTATTTGCGAAAACCAAAACAGATTCAAAAACTTTTACAAAAATATTTACCAAGACATAAAAAAACTACCAAAAGAGTGTTAGTTGGTGTTTTGGTTTTTTTCTTAGTGTTAGTGGTCTTTTTTGGGAATGGATATTATCTCTTTCAAAAATGGGAAAATGTAAAACCTATTGCGGAGCGAGATGTTCTCATCATCCAGCCGAATGCTCCTTTGGAATTTCGAGATGGTAGAAATCCTGCAGAAGAAATTCGAAATTTAATGACTCGTATCGATCGAATGGTCGAAAAAGAATTAAAAGACAAACCTGCCGATTTAGTTGTTTTGCCAGAATCTGGAGTTCCATTTTTTACTACTCATGACTCGGAAGTCACTCGCGCCATTCGCATTTATTGGCACCAATTTGAATCACTGATGGCAATCATCAGTTTACGACACGGAACGAATTTGTTTTTTAATGAATTAGATGCTGATATTCCAGCGGAGAAACTATCTGGAAGAATCATCCGAAATGATATTCGTACATACAATTCATCTGTTGTGATGAATCCAAATGGTGAACGAAAGAATAGTTACCAGAAAGTATTTTTATTAATATTTGGGGAGTACATGCCATTCGAATGGATGTATGCACTCTCTGGGCAAACCGGACAATTTGCACCAGGTACTAAATTAGATTTAATTCCTTATTATGAAGTGAGAAAAACTCCCAATTTAGCTGCAGACCAGAAAGACCTACATTGGGAAGACACATTTGTGATGAGTCCAAATTCCGTTAGAGACCATTACAAAGGAAACCGAATTGAAGAAAAGGTGATCGGAAGTTTTTTGCCCCTGATCTGTTATGAAGTGATCATATCTGAATTTGTTCGTAAATTTATTGGTGACCCAGATTTTATTGTGAATGTAACAAATGATAAGTGGTATGGTAATTCTGTTGAATCCTTCCAACACCATACATTAGGTAGGTTACGTTCAATAGAATTCAGGAAATGGATGGTTCGATCTACAAATTCTGGAACATCCGTTTTTACTGACCATTTAGGTAGAAATATAGACAATGAATTCACACCCATCGAAAGTACTGCAACAATTCGAAAAAAAGTATCGGTAATCCCCGGAGAGATGACTTTTTATCGTTTATACGGAAACTTACTTTCATACTTGTATATGGGAATTGTAGGAATTGTGTTTTTGATCTATGTTAAAAAGAATTCGTAA
- a CDS encoding flagellar filament outer layer protein FlaA, translating into MIALRNTIILILFLFCHIGSQIVGETGIWREILLENFELSNFNAENLRTKLEKGTKLPEISLSNNFTAPIPGSKQALVLRIPKDANLPFSLYFPKPIEVNAFIKEISIPIYSSQSSGNLTLIIETQDADVKQLNLTSLNFRGWKTITVSISKNFDQNDRVFMQKSSIRILGFFYLPYENNDPNQEVLIAIDDITAIVRDKYRPLRNKEILLED; encoded by the coding sequence ATGATTGCTTTGAGAAACACAATAATCCTGATACTTTTTCTCTTTTGTCACATTGGATCACAAATCGTCGGTGAGACTGGCATTTGGAGGGAAATCCTCCTGGAAAATTTCGAACTTTCGAATTTTAATGCAGAGAATTTACGCACAAAACTAGAAAAAGGTACAAAACTTCCAGAAATCTCACTTTCAAACAATTTTACTGCTCCCATCCCAGGTTCAAAACAGGCACTCGTGCTTCGGATCCCAAAGGATGCGAATTTGCCATTTTCTTTATACTTTCCTAAGCCAATCGAAGTGAATGCATTCATCAAAGAAATTTCAATTCCCATCTATTCTTCACAATCAAGTGGGAACCTAACACTCATCATAGAAACTCAAGATGCCGATGTGAAACAACTCAATCTCACGTCACTTAACTTTCGTGGATGGAAAACGATCACGGTATCCATCTCAAAAAATTTTGACCAAAACGATCGAGTTTTTATGCAAAAAAGCTCTATTCGTATTTTAGGATTTTTTTATCTACCATATGAAAACAATGACCCGAACCAAGAGGTACTCATAGCCATCGATGATATAACTGCCATTGTGCGAGACAAATATAGACCTCTCCGAAACAAAGAAATCCTACTCGAAGACTGA
- a CDS encoding ComF family protein yields the protein MRGVFFSILSFLFPKYCIRCGRNDFFSELLGLCKTCTKSETFQAEKKKGPFLIPKPKDRFIFYDEAYSLVLRDSPKKELFLSLKFQNEKQIARYFSFGWKKLLTLWRPDPPSLFVLVPSKAKSGPRPYHAAWYLRNRLVNLQKLREDTSLRKISKDKQSEKRFEDRFFHAKKAFGFTKSDRIIEGLHVLLVDDIFTTGASLNEIARLYKLRGARKVTCVVFMLSGVIESNGCSSQG from the coding sequence ATGAGAGGGGTTTTTTTTTCGATTCTGTCTTTTTTATTTCCTAAGTATTGTATTCGCTGTGGTAGGAATGATTTTTTTTCTGAACTATTGGGTTTATGTAAAACTTGTACAAAATCGGAAACCTTTCAGGCTGAGAAAAAGAAAGGTCCTTTTCTGATTCCAAAACCGAAGGATCGATTTATATTCTATGATGAAGCCTATTCCTTAGTGCTTAGAGATTCCCCAAAGAAGGAACTATTTCTTTCCTTAAAATTCCAAAATGAAAAACAGATCGCCAGATATTTTAGTTTCGGTTGGAAAAAACTCCTTACACTTTGGAGGCCGGATCCACCGAGTTTATTTGTGCTCGTACCGTCCAAGGCAAAATCCGGTCCCAGACCCTACCACGCGGCCTGGTACTTGCGAAATCGTCTTGTAAACCTTCAGAAATTAAGGGAAGATACGAGTCTTCGTAAGATTTCAAAGGACAAACAGTCGGAGAAACGATTCGAAGATCGATTTTTTCATGCAAAAAAGGCATTTGGATTCACAAAAAGTGATAGAATCATAGAAGGACTTCATGTTCTACTCGTAGATGATATATTTACGACAGGGGCTTCCTTGAACGAAATCGCTCGGTTATACAAACTGAGAGGTGCAAGGAAAGTTACATGCGTAGTTTTCATGTTAAGTGGGGTGATTGAATCGAATGGATGTTCAAGTCAAGGATGA